One region of Bacillus pumilus genomic DNA includes:
- a CDS encoding dUTP diphosphatase — MNVNIKRLSADATTPTYAHSTDACFDLYAAADVIVEPGETVLVPTGLAFEIPPGYEMQIRPRSGITLKTHLRVQLGTVDSGYAGEVGVIVDNATILGAKHLEAGPHSVFHKRAWHIDTADGERIHLPSTVYSGTYSIRKGDRIAQAVIKPVEQATFTVVDALEDTERGSGGFGSSGVS, encoded by the coding sequence ATGAACGTAAATATTAAACGGCTATCAGCCGACGCAACTACGCCAACATACGCACACTCGACGGACGCCTGCTTCGATCTATATGCGGCGGCTGACGTCATTGTCGAGCCGGGCGAGACGGTGTTAGTGCCGACGGGCTTGGCGTTCGAGATTCCGCCGGGCTACGAAATGCAAATTCGACCGCGTTCGGGCATTACGTTAAAGACGCACCTTCGCGTTCAGCTAGGGACGGTAGATAGCGGATATGCGGGCGAGGTCGGCGTGATCGTGGATAATGCGACAATACTCGGCGCTAAGCATTTGGAGGCCGGACCTCATAGCGTATTTCACAAGCGTGCTTGGCACATCGACACCGCCGATGGGGAACGTATTCATCTTCCGAGTACAGTCTATTCAGGAACGTACAGTATCCGCAAAGGAGATCGCATAGCTCAAGCAGTCATCAAACCGGTAGAGCAAGCGACCTTTACGGTTGTGGATGCGCTGGAAGATACGGAGCGAGGCTCGGGAGGCTTCGGGAGCAGCGGGGTTAGTTAA
- the nrdF gene encoding class 1b ribonucleoside-diphosphate reductase subunit beta, translated as MTEPIENEIYTAANWSQSDDNFTAMFYDQNVKQFWLPEEISLNGDLLAWKDLTPAERDTYMKVLAGLTLLDTEQGNTGMPAIMAHVDGHQRKAVLNFMAMMENAVHAKSYSNIFLTLAPSETITAVFEWVKENRYLQRKAKLITDLYRDIKAGDDISLYKAMVASVYLESFLFYSGFYYPLYFYGQGRMMQSGEIINLIIRDEAIHGVYVGLLAQEIYNRQTDDVRADLHEWSLGLLTELYENEVAYTDDVYGAVGLAHDVKAFVRYNANKALMNLGFDAHFPDELVNPIVINGLSTKTKAHDFFSMQGNGYKKATVEALRDEDFHFDA; from the coding sequence ATGACGGAACCTATCGAAAATGAAATATACACAGCGGCCAACTGGTCGCAATCAGACGATAATTTTACGGCCATGTTCTACGATCAGAACGTCAAGCAGTTTTGGCTACCGGAGGAGATTTCGCTTAACGGCGACCTACTCGCGTGGAAAGACCTGACGCCTGCCGAACGCGACACGTATATGAAAGTGCTCGCCGGCCTGACGTTATTAGATACGGAGCAAGGAAACACCGGCATGCCCGCCATCATGGCGCACGTAGACGGTCACCAACGCAAGGCCGTCCTCAACTTCATGGCGATGATGGAGAACGCAGTACATGCGAAGTCTTACTCGAATATCTTTCTAACGCTTGCGCCTTCGGAAACTATTACGGCCGTCTTCGAATGGGTTAAAGAGAACCGGTACTTGCAACGCAAAGCGAAGCTGATCACCGACCTTTATCGCGATATCAAGGCAGGCGACGACATTTCGTTGTATAAAGCGATGGTCGCTTCGGTATATCTCGAAAGTTTCCTATTCTACAGCGGCTTTTATTACCCGTTGTATTTCTACGGTCAAGGGCGCATGATGCAGAGCGGCGAGATTATTAACCTTATTATCCGTGACGAAGCGATCCATGGCGTCTACGTCGGTTTGCTTGCGCAGGAAATATACAACCGTCAGACGGACGACGTGAGGGCGGATTTACACGAATGGTCGCTCGGGTTATTAACGGAGCTGTACGAGAATGAAGTCGCATATACGGACGATGTGTACGGTGCGGTCGGCTTGGCGCATGACGTTAAGGCTTTCGTTAGGTACAACGCGAATAAGGCGCTCATGAACCTCGGATTCGATGCGCACTTTCCGGATGAGCTGGTCAACCCGATCGTGATTAACGGACTGAGTACGAAGACGAAGGCACATGACTTCTTTAGCATGCAAGGGAACGGCTACAAAAAGGCGACGGTCGAGGCGCTTAGAGATGAGGATTTTCACTTTGACGCCTAG
- a CDS encoding DNA-methyltransferase: MEKELLGSLELNRIYQMDCLEGMKLIPDESVDLILCDLPYGTTDVKRWDKIIPIEKLWEQYKRIIKETGNVVLFGSQPFTSYLVNSNPSMFRYEWIWDKTKGANFLNSNHQPLKVHENILVFSKLPASPNKKGTATYFPQKTEGKEYKVKRSSHKGEIFNGGSLRDNFEKVNEGRHPVSIQTFLKDKDNIHPTQKPVEMCEYLIRTYTDQSDIVLDNCMGSGTTAVASIISQRKWIGFETDPTFYQLANKRLEQVQLGDDLASYQ; this comes from the coding sequence ATGGAGAAAGAGTTACTCGGGAGCTTAGAACTTAATAGAATATATCAAATGGACTGTCTCGAAGGGATGAAATTAATTCCTGATGAATCCGTAGACTTAATTTTATGTGACTTACCTTACGGAACAACTGACGTTAAAAGGTGGGATAAAATCATCCCAATTGAAAAGTTATGGGAGCAGTACAAACGAATCATCAAAGAAACTGGCAATGTCGTTCTGTTCGGTAGTCAACCGTTTACAAGTTATTTAGTTAACAGTAATCCTTCTATGTTCAGGTACGAATGGATTTGGGATAAAACAAAGGGAGCGAATTTCCTAAACTCTAACCACCAACCACTTAAGGTTCATGAAAATATTCTCGTTTTCAGTAAACTTCCTGCAAGTCCAAACAAAAAGGGTACGGCAACTTATTTTCCGCAAAAAACAGAAGGGAAGGAATATAAGGTTAAGAGAAGCAGCCACAAGGGAGAAATCTTCAACGGAGGCTCGTTGCGAGACAATTTTGAAAAAGTAAATGAGGGCAGACATCCAGTAAGTATCCAAACATTTTTAAAAGATAAAGATAATATCCACCCAACACAAAAACCTGTGGAGATGTGCGAATATTTGATACGAACTTACACAGACCAATCAGATATAGTTCTCGATAACTGCATGGGTTCTGGCACAACAGCTGTCGCATCTATAATCAGCCAAAGAAAATGGATAGGTTTTGAGACTGACCCAACGTTTTACCAACTTGCTAATAAACGTCTTGAACAAGTCCAATTAGGTGATGATTTAGCTTCCTACCAATAA
- a CDS encoding NUMOD3 domain-containing DNA-binding protein, with protein sequence MNAVYEIKNMKNGKCYIGSSSDFQKRKNAHINLLRKGIHHNQPLQEDFNLMGEKAFEFKVLQSFGEIERHALFEAEQYWIDRCDKHLRYNLYHNAFGMSYTGHKNPMFGRTHSEDVKRKLSVINSGENNPWYNNMEHMQMMRSLITKRFDGRKHTTETRRKMSEAHKGRVKSESECLKLRLNNGNNARICVNGVFYRSMAEASRQLGISRTTITSRVNNPKFKNYYRCSEGVETNSKPEISTG encoded by the coding sequence GTGAACGCTGTTTACGAAATTAAAAACATGAAAAACGGTAAGTGTTATATCGGAAGTAGTTCAGATTTTCAAAAAAGAAAAAATGCTCACATCAACTTACTAAGAAAGGGCATACACCACAATCAGCCTTTACAAGAGGATTTTAATTTGATGGGCGAAAAAGCTTTTGAATTTAAAGTATTGCAGAGTTTCGGTGAAATTGAAAGGCACGCTCTTTTCGAAGCTGAGCAGTATTGGATAGATAGATGCGACAAACATCTAAGGTATAACTTGTATCACAACGCATTCGGAATGTCGTACACGGGACATAAAAACCCAATGTTTGGGCGGACACATAGTGAAGATGTTAAGCGGAAATTATCTGTAATAAATTCAGGTGAAAATAATCCATGGTACAACAATATGGAGCACATGCAGATGATGCGTAGTTTAATAACTAAACGATTCGATGGCAGAAAACATACGACAGAGACGCGACGTAAAATGTCTGAGGCACATAAAGGACGAGTAAAATCAGAGAGTGAATGCTTAAAACTTCGTTTGAACAATGGGAATAACGCAAGGATATGTGTAAATGGCGTATTTTATCGTTCAATGGCAGAGGCGAGTCGTCAGTTAGGGATTAGCCGGACGACTATCACAAGTCGTGTGAACAACCCAAAGTTCAAAAATTATTATCGGTGCTCGGAAGGTGTAGAGACTAATAGTAAGCCGGAGATTAGCACCGGTTGA
- a CDS encoding DNA-methyltransferase, which produces MIGELELNRIYQRDCIEGMRMLPDKSIDMILCDLPYGTTRNKWDIVIPLDSLWEQYERVVKDNGAIVLTAAQPFTSLLVSSNPKLFRYDITWDKKQITGFLNAKRMPLRKHEDILIFYKKPPTYNPQFTFGDSYEVRRKHSTSNYGSQNENETKSDGRRYPTSIIEIPQIREKGGHPTQKPVKLFEWLIKTFTNEGDIILDSCIGSGTTAVAATQLNRNFIGFEIETEYAKRANQRLDSSVRGSSIKEAPHDK; this is translated from the coding sequence ATGATCGGGGAACTCGAATTGAATCGGATATATCAGCGCGATTGTATCGAAGGGATGCGTATGCTGCCGGATAAGTCGATCGATATGATACTTTGCGATTTACCTTACGGCACAACTCGAAATAAGTGGGATATTGTTATTCCTTTAGACTCTCTTTGGGAACAGTACGAAAGAGTCGTAAAAGATAACGGCGCGATAGTGCTTACAGCGGCACAGCCTTTCACTAGTTTATTAGTATCGAGTAATCCGAAATTATTCAGGTACGACATTACTTGGGATAAAAAGCAAATAACCGGATTCCTCAATGCGAAAAGGATGCCCCTAAGAAAACACGAGGACATTTTAATTTTTTATAAGAAACCTCCGACATACAATCCTCAATTTACATTCGGAGACTCTTACGAAGTGAGACGGAAACATTCAACAAGTAACTATGGGAGCCAAAATGAGAATGAAACGAAGAGCGACGGCAGGAGATACCCAACGTCGATAATTGAGATTCCCCAAATCCGTGAAAAGGGAGGTCATCCAACCCAAAAACCAGTGAAACTATTCGAGTGGCTAATTAAAACGTTCACAAATGAAGGCGACATTATTCTTGATAGTTGTATAGGTTCAGGGACAACGGCGGTAGCGGCGACTCAATTAAATCGTAATTTTATAGGTTTTGAGATTGAGACAGAATATGCGAAGAGAGCTAATCAGCGTTTAGATTCTAGTGTACGGGGATCATCAATAAAGGAGGCGCCACATGACAAATAG
- the nrdI gene encoding class Ib ribonucleoside-diphosphate reductase assembly flavoprotein NrdI has product MNVYFYSLTGNVRRFIAKTGLGGQAREIKTGEVVEEPFVLVTPTYDFGQPPATVSEWLKDNGDWMVGIAASGNRNWGDGFGAAADVIATLYDVPVIGKFELAGTEEDVKQFTERVKALG; this is encoded by the coding sequence GTGAACGTATATTTCTACTCGCTGACGGGCAACGTGCGGCGGTTCATCGCTAAGACCGGACTAGGCGGTCAGGCACGCGAAATCAAGACCGGCGAGGTCGTTGAGGAACCGTTCGTGCTGGTAACGCCGACTTACGACTTCGGTCAGCCGCCCGCAACGGTAAGCGAATGGCTTAAGGATAATGGCGATTGGATGGTCGGCATAGCGGCGTCGGGAAATCGAAATTGGGGAGACGGCTTTGGAGCGGCTGCCGACGTTATTGCGACGCTTTATGATGTGCCGGTGATCGGTAAATTCGAATTAGCAGGGACGGAAGAGGACGTAAAACAATTTACGGAAAGGGTGAAGGCGCTTGGGTAA
- a CDS encoding PolC-type DNA polymerase III, translating into MIPQTYVVLDLETTGLDHKKDQIIEIGAIKIRLGGRVREFEEVSRFHTMVALEEGRDLPEFITNLTGITEEDLEDAPEEWDALDELQNFIGDAIVVAQNAPFDLSFISRGDIEPERFYCTRAMARFVEPELSASLKDVTKRIGISLDGHHRALNDVEATIEVFRRYLPRVVDEYNDFANVVMEAPDRPMKFVPKHAIVWEVQMVALSKADLLRIYQALRDNEAMSLKIGSILERNMKGRD; encoded by the coding sequence ATGATTCCACAAACATACGTTGTACTCGATTTAGAAACGACGGGACTCGATCATAAGAAGGATCAGATTATCGAAATTGGCGCAATTAAAATTCGACTTGGCGGTCGGGTGCGTGAATTCGAAGAGGTAAGCCGTTTTCATACGATGGTCGCATTAGAAGAAGGTCGCGATCTACCCGAATTCATTACGAATTTAACCGGAATCACGGAAGAAGACCTCGAAGACGCCCCGGAAGAATGGGACGCGCTGGACGAATTACAAAACTTCATCGGAGACGCTATCGTCGTTGCGCAGAATGCACCGTTTGATCTTTCGTTCATTAGTCGTGGTGACATCGAGCCGGAACGCTTCTATTGTACGAGAGCTATGGCACGATTCGTAGAACCGGAGTTATCAGCGTCATTAAAGGACGTGACCAAACGAATTGGAATTTCGCTAGACGGTCATCACCGCGCGTTAAATGACGTAGAGGCAACGATCGAAGTATTCCGTAGATACTTACCACGAGTAGTCGATGAATATAACGACTTTGCGAACGTAGTTATGGAGGCGCCGGACAGACCGATGAAATTCGTTCCCAAGCACGCAATCGTTTGGGAGGTTCAGATGGTTGCGCTGTCTAAAGCGGATCTGCTGCGTATTTACCAAGCGCTAAGGGATAACGAAGCTATGTCGTTAAAGATCGGTTCCATCCTCGAACGCAATATGAAAGGACGTGATTAA
- a CDS encoding DNA polymerase encodes MEIKPLKLNVNGHKAAPAADVAKRKQAANAVEPIEDAWRRIYASKLSDSDRQKLDEVKAAMEDGRLARDPSDCVNKAGKPKKFSKAEALRLWKTVQAQNREDKLRKMVEETPENYWLITDEKRLAEFVALLENEEEIVFDVETTGVDVWNDYIVGHVITAIKADVHAYIPTRHKTILPQLSRDLVNETLRPFYEDPTVGKLAHNAKFDIHMLDREGIKLRGLTWDTQEAMRLLNENEPSFALKNLVTKYLRIESSTYGDLFGKIGFDEVDDLEIALAYAAKDGDVTLKLRNFQREHLAKMPEVLRYYETVEVPLISVVQQMETTGFDIDLDYAEEYGRELKSGLDRLYDELIEELGDVNINSPAQLKPALERVTGESLASTDAKKVLKPLAKKYPVVKKLLEYKDSFKLYSTYINALPELIDQKTGKLYTNFNPNGAKTGRFSSGGTGVNLQNQPKKARKLFVAPEGYAILGGDWSQQEYRCLAYFTQDPKLVDNYFRGDDLYASIAAEVFGKPIEECGDGSVYRKQAKVIMLAVAYGGGANMLKDAIGVEKHEAQKFLDSFFERFPVVKEWVESNQKFVKKHGFVWMDHLQRKRRLPDAKDRSAKGHYSAVFTQSTNARVQGSAAIQTKATMIALQELCDRKTAEGRGEWRLWCVVHDEALLLVPDTLTQQDVKDFEDVMVNTYVFGNIPNKTDIEISRRWGEGLKISEFFSGEVSRDDYPNEDDYEKQKRIVGEGWQGKGAV; translated from the coding sequence GTGGAAATCAAGCCGTTAAAACTAAACGTAAATGGACATAAGGCGGCGCCGGCGGCCGACGTTGCCAAACGTAAGCAAGCGGCCAACGCCGTCGAGCCAATCGAGGATGCATGGCGTCGCATCTACGCGAGTAAACTTAGCGATTCAGACCGGCAGAAATTAGACGAAGTCAAGGCGGCTATGGAGGACGGACGCTTGGCGCGCGATCCTTCTGACTGCGTTAATAAAGCCGGCAAGCCGAAGAAATTCAGCAAGGCGGAAGCGCTGCGTCTTTGGAAAACGGTGCAAGCGCAGAACCGCGAAGATAAGTTACGTAAAATGGTCGAGGAAACGCCGGAGAATTACTGGCTGATCACGGATGAAAAGCGGCTGGCCGAGTTTGTGGCGCTACTTGAAAACGAAGAAGAAATCGTATTTGACGTAGAAACGACCGGCGTTGACGTGTGGAACGATTATATCGTCGGCCATGTGATCACGGCGATCAAAGCGGACGTACACGCTTATATTCCAACGCGACATAAAACTATCCTACCGCAATTAAGCCGAGATTTAGTAAACGAAACTCTACGACCTTTCTACGAAGACCCGACCGTCGGCAAACTCGCCCATAACGCTAAGTTCGATATTCATATGCTTGATCGCGAAGGAATTAAGCTGCGCGGACTTACGTGGGATACACAGGAAGCTATGCGACTTCTAAACGAAAACGAGCCGTCATTTGCTCTTAAGAACCTTGTCACAAAATACTTGCGCATCGAGTCGAGTACCTACGGTGACCTGTTCGGAAAGATCGGCTTTGACGAAGTAGACGATTTAGAAATCGCGCTTGCCTATGCAGCTAAAGACGGTGACGTGACGCTTAAGCTACGAAACTTCCAGCGGGAGCATCTCGCAAAAATGCCGGAAGTACTGCGTTATTACGAGACGGTAGAGGTTCCGTTGATCAGCGTAGTTCAGCAGATGGAGACTACCGGCTTCGATATTGATTTAGATTACGCCGAGGAATATGGACGCGAATTAAAAAGCGGCTTAGACCGTTTATACGATGAGCTAATCGAAGAACTAGGCGACGTCAACATAAACTCTCCGGCGCAGTTAAAGCCGGCCCTTGAACGGGTAACGGGCGAATCACTAGCGTCAACCGATGCGAAGAAGGTACTTAAACCACTTGCGAAAAAGTATCCGGTAGTTAAGAAGCTACTCGAATATAAAGACAGCTTTAAGCTTTATTCAACGTATATCAACGCATTGCCGGAGCTAATCGATCAAAAGACCGGCAAGTTATACACGAACTTCAATCCGAATGGAGCGAAGACGGGCCGGTTCAGTTCCGGCGGAACGGGCGTCAACCTACAGAACCAGCCGAAGAAGGCTCGTAAATTATTCGTTGCGCCCGAAGGCTACGCAATACTAGGCGGTGACTGGAGCCAACAAGAATACCGATGCCTGGCGTACTTTACGCAAGACCCGAAGCTAGTCGATAACTATTTCCGCGGCGACGATTTATACGCATCTATCGCGGCAGAAGTGTTCGGTAAGCCGATCGAAGAATGCGGAGATGGGTCTGTCTACCGTAAACAGGCGAAGGTTATTATGCTTGCGGTTGCTTACGGGGGCGGCGCGAACATGCTAAAAGATGCGATCGGCGTTGAAAAGCACGAGGCACAAAAGTTCCTCGACAGTTTCTTCGAGAGATTTCCGGTCGTTAAAGAATGGGTCGAATCGAATCAGAAGTTCGTCAAGAAACACGGCTTCGTTTGGATGGACCATTTACAGCGAAAACGGCGCCTTCCTGACGCAAAAGATCGGAGCGCAAAAGGGCACTACTCAGCGGTCTTTACGCAGTCAACGAATGCCCGCGTTCAAGGCTCGGCCGCGATTCAAACAAAGGCGACCATGATTGCGCTGCAAGAGTTATGCGATAGAAAGACGGCTGAAGGACGTGGAGAATGGCGCTTATGGTGCGTGGTTCATGACGAGGCGCTTTTATTAGTGCCGGATACACTTACGCAGCAAGACGTAAAAGACTTCGAGGACGTCATGGTCAATACGTACGTGTTCGGAAACATACCGAATAAGACGGACATCGAGATAAGCCGAAGATGGGGCGAGGGTTTGAAGATAAGCGAATTCTTCAGCGGTGAAGTGAGCCGTGATGACTACCCTAACGAGGATGATTACGAAAAACAAAAACGGATTGTCGGCGAAGGCTGGCAAGGAAAAGGGGCGGTTTAA
- a CDS encoding AimR family lysis-lysogeny pheromone receptor, whose product MRSIKDDFINLREKHDLSIACISTKTGINQDVLYEFSDSGSIGFKHLVTLSKFFYKEQYHETMREWCMKIESPEWIKQAFEYAALKRDSELLGMLLEKSKEEPGIKQFVEMYSLLLNFMTDRIKFNELCQNVKKQKVSSSKDLAVLRDIYICVSLYYEGDFLGMARVANEINDSIKNIGKRRAFFRESFSYRLSELLAPAYLHLNDLELCREHANVLVETELNYKHISDGYYYLGMCNLYEDKGSCIDFLIKSVDYAKMTKEDVLISEATNNLNFVKTLFDFLSGGNLPDITKFTDRLLLGGDEDFIVYFNYVKGRELGDIYRAFSHFHKEMNFFFASLAAETLRIVGVDPDQVNALKSIKLKTKGAVVYEKDFINGFCFRGISSFAS is encoded by the coding sequence ATGCGGTCAATTAAAGATGATTTTATCAACCTCAGAGAAAAACACGACTTAAGTATAGCATGTATTTCCACAAAAACCGGAATTAACCAAGATGTATTATACGAGTTTTCCGACAGCGGGTCCATTGGCTTCAAGCACTTAGTAACACTTTCAAAGTTCTTCTACAAAGAACAATACCACGAAACAATGCGTGAATGGTGTATGAAAATCGAATCTCCTGAGTGGATTAAACAAGCTTTTGAGTACGCTGCATTAAAAAGAGATTCAGAGTTACTTGGGATGCTTCTTGAAAAAAGTAAAGAAGAGCCGGGAATTAAGCAATTCGTCGAGATGTACAGCCTCTTGTTGAACTTCATGACTGATAGAATTAAATTTAATGAATTGTGCCAAAATGTAAAAAAACAAAAAGTATCGAGTTCTAAAGATCTCGCAGTGTTAAGAGATATATACATCTGCGTTTCTTTATACTATGAAGGAGACTTTTTGGGAATGGCAAGGGTAGCTAATGAGATAAATGACTCTATAAAAAATATCGGAAAAAGAAGAGCATTTTTCAGAGAATCATTTTCTTATCGTTTATCGGAATTGTTAGCTCCGGCATATTTACATTTAAATGATTTAGAGTTATGTCGCGAACACGCAAATGTGCTTGTTGAAACCGAACTCAACTACAAGCATATATCCGACGGTTATTATTATTTAGGTATGTGTAACTTATATGAAGATAAGGGTTCGTGTATTGATTTTTTAATAAAGAGTGTCGATTACGCAAAAATGACAAAAGAAGATGTTTTAATTTCCGAAGCGACGAATAACTTAAATTTCGTGAAGACACTTTTTGATTTCCTTAGCGGCGGAAATTTACCGGATATAACTAAATTTACAGACAGATTACTTCTAGGAGGTGATGAGGATTTTATAGTATACTTTAACTACGTTAAGGGGAGGGAATTGGGCGATATATATAGAGCATTTAGCCATTTCCACAAAGAGATGAACTTCTTCTTCGCATCACTCGCAGCGGAAACCCTACGTATTGTTGGAGTAGACCCCGATCAGGTTAATGCTTTGAAGTCGATTAAATTAAAAACTAAGGGAGCTGTTGTTTATGAAAAAGATTTTATTAACGGGTTTTGTTTTAGGGGCATTAGTTCTTTCGCTTCTTAA
- a CDS encoding helix-turn-helix domain-containing protein: MISYEPLRTYLDERGLTTGILRDKVIHRNLVTKINEDKPVSLSTIEAICLELDVPIEKVVRILPNPPE; the protein is encoded by the coding sequence ATGATTAGCTACGAACCGCTTAGGACTTACTTGGATGAAAGAGGGTTAACAACCGGAATTTTAAGAGATAAAGTAATACATCGGAACCTTGTAACGAAGATTAACGAGGACAAGCCCGTTAGCTTATCGACTATCGAAGCTATTTGCCTCGAATTGGATGTGCCTATCGAAAAGGTTGTCCGTATTCTTCCAAATCCGCCCGAATGA
- a CDS encoding helix-turn-helix domain-containing protein yields the protein MFISQYSVVDCRIKELCYKRGYTLIQLAEMVGISNTQLSDYISLRNVPNVEMAYSIARCLDCPVEALYNWRPLSGSNTEG from the coding sequence GTGTTTATCTCGCAGTATTCGGTCGTAGATTGCCGGATAAAGGAACTGTGTTATAAACGTGGTTATACGCTTATCCAACTCGCAGAAATGGTCGGAATATCTAATACGCAGCTTTCCGATTATATTTCGCTCAGAAACGTCCCTAACGTTGAAATGGCATATTCTATTGCGCGTTGCCTCGACTGCCCGGTCGAAGCATTATATAATTGGCGTCCTTTATCCGGTAGCAACACGGAGGGTTAA
- a CDS encoding toprim domain-containing protein, producing MSIITINGVPTDVDIREELELFEWDRPTWHADRLTAASPFRDDRTPSFYVYYEDTSTAKAGYFGDSGTGERGGFIKLLAFLREETEEETALYLTETYGTSEGEERLKLRIPRLKIVEPRRPLAESLLTDVKIGPNAYLTNRGISEDVQREAGVGLIGKTAVIPWRLPNKRLANVKYRSTRNKAFWYAKGGLPIRELIYGIETVYADRAKTAVLAEAEIDALSWRTAGYCGIATGGSKFSAEKADIIAQSSIEYLIVITDNDEAGKKLRKEVELKMRGKVRLAHGYITEGYKDANELLMAKGEGALKRVVSRAEAVSINVRFGNIRTFGRRRLS from the coding sequence ATGTCGATCATTACGATTAATGGCGTCCCGACGGACGTCGACATACGCGAAGAATTAGAACTTTTTGAATGGGATCGTCCTACGTGGCACGCTGACCGATTAACGGCGGCAAGCCCTTTTCGCGATGACCGTACTCCTAGTTTTTATGTTTATTACGAAGACACCTCGACAGCCAAGGCCGGATATTTCGGAGACAGCGGCACGGGCGAACGTGGCGGATTCATTAAACTGCTCGCATTCTTGCGTGAAGAAACCGAGGAAGAGACGGCTTTATATCTAACCGAGACTTATGGTACTAGCGAAGGCGAAGAACGCCTAAAACTCCGCATTCCGCGTTTAAAAATCGTTGAGCCTAGACGGCCATTAGCCGAAAGTTTACTGACCGACGTTAAAATCGGCCCGAATGCTTACTTAACTAACCGCGGAATAAGCGAAGACGTCCAGCGCGAAGCAGGCGTAGGCTTGATCGGAAAAACGGCCGTGATTCCGTGGCGGTTGCCTAACAAGCGTCTGGCAAACGTGAAGTACCGATCGACCCGCAATAAAGCGTTTTGGTACGCAAAAGGCGGCTTGCCGATTCGTGAACTTATTTACGGAATCGAAACCGTATATGCTGATCGCGCTAAAACAGCGGTGCTTGCCGAAGCTGAAATCGATGCGCTTTCGTGGCGTACGGCAGGCTATTGCGGCATTGCGACAGGCGGCAGTAAATTTTCCGCAGAGAAGGCGGACATAATTGCGCAGTCGTCAATCGAATATTTAATAGTAATAACGGACAATGACGAAGCCGGTAAAAAACTTCGGAAGGAGGTCGAGCTAAAGATGCGCGGCAAAGTCAGGCTTGCGCACGGTTATATAACGGAAGGGTACAAAGATGCGAATGAATTATTGATGGCGAAAGGTGAGGGCGCTCTTAAGCGAGTTGTTAGTCGTGCGGAGGCGGTAAGTATTAACGTGAGGTTCGGGAATATCCGAACTTTCGGTCGGCGGAGGTTGTCTTAA